In Boudabousia tangfeifanii, the DNA window CAGACCTGCCTTTAGCACCTGCCACTGACGCTAACGATGAAAAGGGTGAAACGACCGCTTCTGAGACCGATCGTCCCCTAGCCCCATCGGCCAGCGCAGATAGCTCGATTGCAGCCGAGCAGGAATCTGAAGACGCTCAAACGGGCAATAAATCTGAAGATGCCAACTTGACGCTCGAAGATACTGTTGCCGAGACCGAGGTGGACTTGGGTTCAAATTCGGATACTCAGGAAGCCAGTGACGATCAGGCTGTAGCAGCTGCTGAAAATCTAGCTACACAAAGCGACGAAGTCGACGAAGCTTCCATGGTCGAAAACGACGACGAAAAACCTTCGACCTCGAGCGAAGTGGAACTTGCCGACGATGGCTCCGAGGAACCCTCAGATAGTGCCGACATTCCGGTTGAAGCAGAACTTAGCGAATCCGGTATGACTGTCGAAAAGTGGGAAGAGCTATTCCCAGAAGTGCCTAATCCTGAAGCCCATCTCAGCGAAAATCAGGATGAGGAAACCTTTGCTACCGAAACAGAGGTTGCAAACGAAGGCAGGGCTGGCAATACGCCGGACAGTCACGATGAGCCAATCCAAGAACCAGGCAAGAAGCTCACGCCAGAACACGCTGTCACTCCCGACGAGTCAGGTAAACCAGAGGGGGCATCTGGCACGGAAGTAGAGCAGCTTACCGACGACACTAAGTCGGCTGCCGGTATCACGGGTAAAGCTGAAAACGTAGCTGCTGGAGCCATAGCAGGCGCGGGAGCGGTTGCTGGCGTGGCCGGCACCAAACTTGCCGGTGCTTGGAAGAGCCTGAAAGCTACCACTGCCACCACCTGGGATCAGGCAGTAACTACCTCTAAGTCAGCTGCCAAAACTATTAAGGGCAGCTTGGCTGGACCAATGGATCCTGAAAAAGAAAACGCCGTAGGAAAGAACGACGAAGAAGTTGTCGAAGTTGACGATACAGAAACATCTTCTTCCACTAGAGAGAAGCTAAAGCGTTACTCTATTTCCCTAGCAGAAATCTCTGGTCGGGAGCAGTCTTCTCCAGAAGTTTTGGCAGAAATGGAAGCGACACACGAGGCCGAGCAGGACGTAACCTCGGCAGAGACACCTGCATCAGAACAGCCGGAAGCTTCCCAAGCACCAAAGGCTCCACGTCAAGTTACTGGCACCGCCACAGGGGCTCACGCTACCGTGGCGACAAACAACCATGGCGCCTATTCGCACGCCGACGAGGCAATCGCCTCAGGTGCGGCCGTGGATGTTAACGCGCAGCTAGCTGACGGTAATAACGCAGACCCAGAAGTTAAGCGTTTCCGTCAGATTATGTTTATCGCTTTGGGGATCTTCCTCTTCTTGGGAGCCATCTTCGCGATTCGTTCACTAGTCTCCCCGATTCAGCAGTTTGCCCAAATGGAAACTGAAGCTGATGGGCCAATCGTTATTGTTAAAGAGTCAACTGAACCAACTGCTGAGGCGCCTGGCGATGCTGCTCCTAAGCCGGCTGAGCCTGCTCCGGGACCAGCACCAACTGGCGTCGCCATCGAAAAGATCGAACAGTTCTCTCCTGATGGTTACGGCAAGGATCACCCAGAAGAAGTAGGTAACTTGCTTGATGGCAAAGATGACACTACTTGGCATTCTCGCTACTTCCCTAAAGCCACCTTCCGCAATGGAGCTATCTCCTTGGGTGTCTTCTTCAAGCAGCCCGCTAAAGTCAAGACAGTCAAGCTTTACACCAACGGCACTGGTGGTCGGATTGACCTTGTGATTCCACCAGGCGGTCCCGCCCAAGCCTACGTGGGCGATCCAGCAGTATCGGCACCTTTCGGTCCAGAAGTGACCTTGACTCTGCCCGAAGCTGTTGACACTAGCGTTGTTACCCTTCGTATTCCCGAATTGCCTAAAGATCCCGAAGGGCGAAATCGGGCATACATTTCCCGCATTGTGGTTGAATAAATCAAAGGCACTTTCTTATCTCAGCAATAGCTGAGTTTTATCTGAACCTGCCCATAGGACCTTCCTAGGGCTGATCAACTGAAAGGTATGGCATGTCCAACTTCTCTTTCCAACCAGCCGCTTCCGGCTTGGTTTCCCTCGACAAACAGGAAAGCGCTCCTAAGACCGAGGAAAAGACTGATCCTAACGCCCCACACGAGGTCTACAACGTGATTGTGGTGGGTTCTGGCCCTGCCGGTTACACCGCTGCTACCTACCTAGCACGAGCACAGCTTAAGCCACTAGTTCTTGCGGGCGCTTTAGCTGCTGGTGGCGCTTTGATGAATACTACCGAGGTCGAAAACTTCCCCGGTTTCCCAGAAGGCATCATGGGCCCAGACCTGATGAACAACATGCAGGCACAAGCTGAAAAGTTTGGCGCTCAAATCGAGTTCGAGGACGTTGTCGAAGTTGACCTTTCGGGAACCGAAAAGGTTGTAAAGACTGAAGATGCCACCTACTACGCAAAAGCCGTCATTTTGGCCACCGGTTCCGCTTACCGCAAGCTAGGCCTACCCAACGAGGACGAATTCTCGGGTCGTGGCGTCTCCTACTGTGCAACTTGTGATGGTTTCTTCTTCAAGGGGCAAGAGATTATCGTCGTTGGCGGTGGCGACTCTGCCATGGAAGAAGCTACCTTCCTTACCAGCTTTGCTTCTAAGGTCACCGTGGTTCACCGTCGCGACGAGCTACGCGCCAGCAAGGTAATGGCAGACCGTGCCATGAACAACCCGAAGATCGAATTCGCTTGGAACTCCCAGGTAACTGCTCTACACGGCGAAGTGGGGTTGACCAAGGTGACGCTCACCGACACTCAGACCGGAGAAACTCGCGAACTTGAGGCAACAGGTCTGTTCGTAGCTATTGGTCACGATCCACGCAATGAACTCTTCAAGGAACAGGTTGAACTTGATGCTGCAGGCTATGTGAAGGTCGCAGAACCAAGCACCAAGACCAACCTATCGGGCGTCTTCGCCTGTGGCGACCTAGTGGACCACACCTACCGTCAAGCAATCACCGCCGCTGGCTCTGGTTGCCGCGCCGCACTCGATGCGCAGAAGTTCCTCGAAGATAGCGAAAACTGATTCCAAGCAGTACTAGACTTAAAATATCTTCATAAACCTAGCTAGAACGGCCGCAGCGCCACACACCTAGGTGTGGGGTGCCGATAAACGCAGTTCGGCCGTTCTAGCCCCGTTTTTAGGCTTCAATTTTGGAGGAGCATGATGGCCGCAAAAACTTTGACACTAACCGATCGTACTTTCCAGGCAGATATCCGCCTCGATCGCGGACTAATGCTGGTTGATTTCTGGGCCCCATGGTGTGGCCCTTGTCGTCAGCTCGGTCCCATCTTGGAAGAGGTTGCCGCTGAAATGGGTGACAAAGCCAAGATCTGGAAACTGAACGTAGATGAAAACCCAACTTCCCCTGCCAAGTACGGTGTTCGTTCAATTCCCGCCATGCTAATTTTCCTGGATGGAGAACTAGTTGAAACCATGGTGGGCGTTAAGACCAAGTCGAAGATTGTCGAAACCCTGAACAAGTACGTTTTGACCGACTGAGCTAATCGTTAGCCTAAAATAGTACTGGTGAAGCAATATTGCTTTATCAGTACTATTTTTTTACTTTTTTATGGGACAATGAGTCTCATCCTAATTCCTTTAATGAAGAAGAGGCTAAGTTGAGCGAACAGCATGAACTTACCGGTAGCCGGCGTGATATTTGGTGGGACACTTACTCTGATCGGGCAGACAATCTTCGTGAGTCCGAAGTACGTTCCCTTTTCTCAGTAGTTTCACGTCCGGAAGTTGTCTCGCTAGCGGGCGGGATGCCAAATATTAAAGACCTACCCTTGGACCGATTAGCGGCCTCGGCCAGCGAGCTAATTGCCAAGCATGGCATGCAAGCATTGCAGTATGGTGCGGGCCGTGGCTGGGATCCTTTGCGTGAACAGATTTGCGAAATCATGTCCCTTGAAGGGATTAAAGCCGACTATGAAAACGTGGTAATTACTACGGGTTCTCAGCAAGCGGTTGATTTGATGACTCAAATCTTCGTCAATCCAGGGGACGTCATCCTCTGTGAGGCTCCTTCCTACCTTGGTTCGCTCGGCATCTTCGGGGCCTACCAGGCCGAGGTCGTCCACGTGGAAATGGATCATGAGGGACTACTCCCCGACGAACTCGAAGATACGATTAAACGTGTTCGCTCACAAGGCGGCAATATTAAGTTCCTCTACACGATTCCCAACTTCCACAACCCGGCCGGGGTCACCCAAAGTATGGAACGCCGCCAAGCGATCGTGGATATTTGCCGCCGCGAACGCATCCTGATCTTGGAAGACAACCCTTATGGTTTGCTTGGCTTCCACGGGCAGACCATGCCAGCCCTGCAATCACTAAATCCTGAAGGCGTGGTTTACCTAGGTTCTTTCTCCAAGATGTTTGCCCCCGGTTTCCGCATTGGTTGGGCCCTAGCGCCTCACGCGATTCGGGACAAGCTGATTATGGCAAACGAATCCGTAGTACTCTCGCCCTCGATGATGGGTCAGATGATGATCCACACTTACCTGCGTGACTTCGATTGGCTCGGACAGGTTACTACTTACCGCTCGATGTACCATGAGCGTGCTAAGGCGATGCTGGATTCGCTAGAACAGTATCTGCCAGCCTGTGAGTGGACGGTCCCTGATGGTGGTTTCTACACCTGGGTCAAGCTACCTGCCGGTCTAGACGCAAAGGATATGCTACCTCGCGCCGTCACCGAAATGGTCGCTTACGTATCAGGTACCGCCTTCTACGCGAATGAACGAGGGCGCGATCACTTGCGTCTGTCCTACTGTTTCCCACCACCGGAAGAAATCCGTGAAGGGGTTCGACGTCTATCGCGCGTCGTCAATAAGGAAATCGAACTTGTTAAGCTCTTCCAGCCTGGCTCGGCGAACTGAGGGAAATAAACATGACTAAGAAAAATGTTTCACGTGAAACAATTGCGAAAAATGCTGAAGTGAAAGTCGCGCTGATCGCTGGGGGAGCAACTCACGAACGCGACATTTCTATGCGTAGTGCCCACTCGGTGGCCAAGGCACTCAAAGCTGGAGGCTTTAAGACTGAAGTTTTGGAGCCCAACCATGACCTCATCCCAAAGCTCAACGAGCTAGCACCTAATTTATTGTGGCCAATGGTGCATGGTGGTTTTGGCGAAGATGGTTCCCTGCAAGATCTGCTAGAACTACTTGGTCTGCCCTATGTGGGAGCCCGCGCGAACGGAGCTCGTCTCGCCTCAGAAAAACCAGTGGCAAAAACGCTATTACAGCGTGAAGGCGTAGCTACCCCAAAGTCGGTAACTCTTCCGCGCAAAGTTTTTATGCAAGTTGGCAGTGAGCCAGTAATGGCAGCCATCGCCCAAACCTTCGACTTCCCATTAGTCGTTAAGCCTGCTGATGGCGGCTCCAGTTTGGGGGTTACCTGTGCGCAGGATGCCAACGAGCTACGTACCGCTTTAGTAGACGCTTTTGCCTATGGTGAGACTGCCTTGATCGAATCCTTCGTGGCCGGTAGAGAAATCGCGGTATCACTCGTTGACTTTGGCCAAGGCGTCCACGCCCTCGCCCCAGTCGAGGTGGAAACCGAAGGTGGACCGTACGACTTCCAAGCACGCTACGAATCTGGTCGCTCAGTATTCTATGCTCCTGCTCGTCTCAGCGAAGCCGAAACCAAAGCAGTCCAAGAAACTGCCGTGAAGTGTTTCGAGATTCTTGGCTTGCGAGACTATGGCCGCATCGATCTTTTGCTAGCCGAGGACGGAACGCCGTGGTTTATCGACGCCAATGTCATTCCAGGCATGACCGATATGTCCTTGTTCCCACAAGCTGCTGAAGCTGGCGGTGACTTCATTGATGTTATTCAGGGCATCGCTTTGGCCGCTCTAGCGCGCTACGAGAGCTGGAAGCACCCAGAGCTAGCTACGGACGAGTAAAACGCCTTAGAACGCATTTTAAAGGGGTGGGGTCACAGATTATTCTGTGACCCCACCCCTTTTATGTAAAAGTTCTGGCTTTATCGCTTAGAGGTTTTTGGAAAGCAATCTGACGACTCGTTCAAGGTCTTCCATCCCAGCAGCCTCGATGACGAGCTTAGAACTGGTCTTACCTACCTGCACCTTAACTTTGGTGTCAAGCTTTTGAGAGAACTCATTGACGAAAGTGCTCACAGGTTCTGAGACAACGGGTAGTTCCGTTACCTTTTTAGATTTCTCTTGGTCCAAGCCGTTAGCTACCAATTTTTCAACCGCTCGTACCGACAGGCCTTCCTTGACGATCCGATCAGCCAAGTTGGCTTGCGCCGCACCAGAACGCAGGCCGAGAAGAGCGCGGGCGTGTCCAGTAGTGAGCTCGCCAGCACTAAGTTGCCGCTGTACCGAAGCGGGCAACTTGAGTAGGCGTAGCATATTGGCAATTTGCGGACGCGAACGAGCTACCTTCTGAGCAAGCTGAGCTTGTGTGCAAGAGAAGTCGGCCATCAACTGGGCATAAGCCGATGCTTCTTCGATGGGATTTAGTTCCACCCGATGGAGGTTTTCCAACAAGGCGTCACGCAGTAGATTCTCGTCCTCGGTGTGCCGGACAATGGCTGGAACAGTTTCGAGACCTGCTAAACGGCATGCCCGCAAACGACGTTCACCCATGACCAGTTCGTACTGCGGTAGGCCTGCGGTCTTAACTTCTTCTACGCTCAGCAGCGCTTCTAGATCGCCGATAGCTTTGGTCTTTTCGACCTCGGCCACCCCAGCTTCAGCCCGGGCTAGACGAGCAGCAAATAGATCCTGGGCGACTTCCTGAGACAAGGGGCGCACCACGATTGGCTGTAGTAGCCCAACTTCCTTAATGGAGTCGACTAGTTCGGCTAGCTCGACGGGATCGAAATCAGTACGCGGCTGGACTCGGTTGGCCACAATCGACCACACCGGAATCTCCCCAAAAGTGGCACCTGGAATCGGGGCTAACTCATCTGCTACCGATCCCGTTTCCTTTACCTCGGACTTTAACGAGGACGTGGACGCGACATCTTTAGCGTCGCTCTTTTGCTTGGCAGTTGAGGTGTTGGAAGTAGCAGAAGTATTCGTGCCACCAGTCTTTTCCGACTTGGTAGCTTTAGCGTCAGAGCTCTTCACCTGCGCACCTTTGGCCGACTTAGTGGCACTCTTGGTAGCAGTCTTCTTTAGTGACTGGGCTGAAGCCTTTCCTGCTTGCTCCGCAGCTTCGCCCTCTGCACCTTCACTGTGCTTTGCAGTAGCTGCCGCTGAAGCTTGCGTATCCGCCTTTGCTTTGCTCTTGGTCTTACGACGCTTAGGAGGAGCGCTAAGCAAAGCTCGAGAAGCCGCACTTAAGGAACTGGTGGCCGCAGATTTTTCGGCACCCTCCTCGGCTGAATCCGAAATTGTTTCACGTGAAACATTGTCGTCGGCGAAGAAAACATCGAGGGGGCTGCTAGGCTTCTTAACCTCTTCGGTCTGAGCCTCTGGAATCAGAGCAGCAAGACCTCGACCTAGGCCAGTACGTTTGCGAACCATTAGTTTCCTCCACTAAATCTACGAGCAATTTGCAAAGCAGCTTTTCGGTATGCCAGCGCCCCAGTTGAGCGCGGATCATAGGTCACCCCAGTTTGAGAATAGCTGGGTGCTTCCGACAGACGCACTGAACGAGGAATCGGTGTGGATAACAATTGCTGT includes these proteins:
- a CDS encoding ParB/RepB/Spo0J family partition protein, with the translated sequence MVRKRTGLGRGLAALIPEAQTEEVKKPSSPLDVFFADDNVSRETISDSAEEGAEKSAATSSLSAASRALLSAPPKRRKTKSKAKADTQASAAATAKHSEGAEGEAAEQAGKASAQSLKKTATKSATKSAKGAQVKSSDAKATKSEKTGGTNTSATSNTSTAKQKSDAKDVASTSSLKSEVKETGSVADELAPIPGATFGEIPVWSIVANRVQPRTDFDPVELAELVDSIKEVGLLQPIVVRPLSQEVAQDLFAARLARAEAGVAEVEKTKAIGDLEALLSVEEVKTAGLPQYELVMGERRLRACRLAGLETVPAIVRHTEDENLLRDALLENLHRVELNPIEEASAYAQLMADFSCTQAQLAQKVARSRPQIANMLRLLKLPASVQRQLSAGELTTGHARALLGLRSGAAQANLADRIVKEGLSVRAVEKLVANGLDQEKSKKVTELPVVSEPVSTFVNEFSQKLDTKVKVQVGKTSSKLVIEAAGMEDLERVVRLLSKNL
- the trxA gene encoding thioredoxin translates to MMAAKTLTLTDRTFQADIRLDRGLMLVDFWAPWCGPCRQLGPILEEVAAEMGDKAKIWKLNVDENPTSPAKYGVRSIPAMLIFLDGELVETMVGVKTKSKIVETLNKYVLTD
- the trxB gene encoding thioredoxin-disulfide reductase, translated to MSNFSFQPAASGLVSLDKQESAPKTEEKTDPNAPHEVYNVIVVGSGPAGYTAATYLARAQLKPLVLAGALAAGGALMNTTEVENFPGFPEGIMGPDLMNNMQAQAEKFGAQIEFEDVVEVDLSGTEKVVKTEDATYYAKAVILATGSAYRKLGLPNEDEFSGRGVSYCATCDGFFFKGQEIIVVGGGDSAMEEATFLTSFASKVTVVHRRDELRASKVMADRAMNNPKIEFAWNSQVTALHGEVGLTKVTLTDTQTGETRELEATGLFVAIGHDPRNELFKEQVELDAAGYVKVAEPSTKTNLSGVFACGDLVDHTYRQAITAAGSGCRAALDAQKFLEDSEN
- a CDS encoding PLP-dependent aminotransferase family protein; translation: MSEQHELTGSRRDIWWDTYSDRADNLRESEVRSLFSVVSRPEVVSLAGGMPNIKDLPLDRLAASASELIAKHGMQALQYGAGRGWDPLREQICEIMSLEGIKADYENVVITTGSQQAVDLMTQIFVNPGDVILCEAPSYLGSLGIFGAYQAEVVHVEMDHEGLLPDELEDTIKRVRSQGGNIKFLYTIPNFHNPAGVTQSMERRQAIVDICRRERILILEDNPYGLLGFHGQTMPALQSLNPEGVVYLGSFSKMFAPGFRIGWALAPHAIRDKLIMANESVVLSPSMMGQMMIHTYLRDFDWLGQVTTYRSMYHERAKAMLDSLEQYLPACEWTVPDGGFYTWVKLPAGLDAKDMLPRAVTEMVAYVSGTAFYANERGRDHLRLSYCFPPPEEIREGVRRLSRVVNKEIELVKLFQPGSAN
- a CDS encoding D-alanine--D-alanine ligase family protein, coding for MTKKNVSRETIAKNAEVKVALIAGGATHERDISMRSAHSVAKALKAGGFKTEVLEPNHDLIPKLNELAPNLLWPMVHGGFGEDGSLQDLLELLGLPYVGARANGARLASEKPVAKTLLQREGVATPKSVTLPRKVFMQVGSEPVMAAIAQTFDFPLVVKPADGGSSLGVTCAQDANELRTALVDAFAYGETALIESFVAGREIAVSLVDFGQGVHALAPVEVETEGGPYDFQARYESGRSVFYAPARLSEAETKAVQETAVKCFEILGLRDYGRIDLLLAEDGTPWFIDANVIPGMTDMSLFPQAAEAGGDFIDVIQGIALAALARYESWKHPELATDE